TAGTTCTAAAAGAGGAAAGCCCATAATCTTAGACATTCTTGACGCTGATAATTCAGCAAAGATCTCTATTGCTATATTAACGTCTTTAAATGACTTTATTGGTTTAAAGAACTTCATCAAACTAAGCAGTGGCAAACGTATTTAAATTAAGCTAATATGCGAACGGTAGATAATTATTAATACAATGATGAAAAGCGAACTTTAAATTTCGTGATTATGATTATTTAACATGCTCAATTTACAATCAATCTGGAAAAAACAAGTGGCAAAGTTACTTTCCATAATAGTAGTTTTAGCAATAATCGCAGTATTACTTCACTTTCTGATTGACTTTGCGTCAAAATATGTACCTTCGATTGTGCCTTATTTAGACTACATATACTTAGCAACGGATGCCGCAATAGTTGGAGTAGGAGGATATTTCATTATCGGTGTCTTGAAGAAAATAATTAACGTATATCTCTTAGGAAAAATGGAAGCTAGCACTGCGAGAACCATCTCATTCTTCATTGATATAGCATTTTATTCAATTTTAATCTTAGTAGTACTTGCAGCACTAGGAGTAAATCTAACCGGAGCAGCTATAGGTGGTGCAGTTGGAGGTATAGCTATAGGCTTAGCAGCACAAACTGTTCTTTCCAACGTATTATCCGGAGCGTTAGTAACAGGAAGTAAAACTTTGAAGGCAGGTGATCCAGTACTATTAATCTCGTGGATTTGGGGATCCCCTATTGTAGGAGAGGCAACTAAGGTTGGCGTATTATTTACGGAGGTCAAAACTACTAATGGAAATATTGTCAAAATTCCCAATTCTGCGTTTCTTGGCAATACAGTATTCACAAAGCTTGAAAGAGAAAATTCTCTGGTGTATCCTTTACAAATTACTGTTAATGCTGATGTACCTGCAGATAAGGTAATGGAAAAAGCAAAAAATTACATTAAAGATGAGCTAAATAAACAGAAAATTCCTTATCCAGAGATTTATTTTGCCACAAAATCAGGTGGGACTAACGTCTTTACTGTAATACTGCATTTTGATAACTTAAACCTGTTAAACTCGTTATTGAATATTATCAACAGCGCTTTCGATAAGGCGTATTGGGATACCAAAAATGAATCAAGCAAAGCTTAACATTGGCAAAACTTGAATTTTATCTTTAAGACTGAGGTATATTGGACAATTTTGCTTAACTTTTTCCACAAGTTCATTAAGTTCATCCTTCTCACAATCACCATAAAGCTCAATTTTAATACTTTTTATTACATATTTACCTTGTAATAAAAGGGTATCGTCAAGGTAATAGGTGCTCTTTACTCTGCACGTTTTAATCTGAATCCCATCTTTTTTGGCTATGTGTTGAAACATTGTAATTATACAGTGGGGAATAGATAAAAGGAACGCGTATAGTGGACCTTCTTTATATAACTCGTTTATTGTGGATTTCTTACCATAAATTTCAACTTGAGGATTTTCGGAGTTACCATATAAATTAATGATAAATTCCATATAATCAGAACTTTCAATCAAAAATAAAAAATTATCTCATTTTTAAACTTTAACAATTCACAGTTATCAGCATTTTAACAAAATACATCGTGCTCACTTTATATATTTAAACTAATTATATCTTTAAGCTATCTATAGTCTGACTAACTTTAAATATTTAGATATATCTTTTTATCATATGAAGTACGTTACGTCTATACTAATCATAGCCTTACTATTAGCTTCATATATTCCACTAATCGGAAATTCTACTACAGCTTTCTACAATATTTCAGGGTATGTTAAAGTAAACGGACTAGTAGCGCCAGGGCAAACAGAAGTGCCTATTACTTTTACACTTATTAACACAGGAGAAACTCTTTATAATGTAAACATTACGCCGCTTTCTTCATATCCCTTCGAGGTATATTCAGGTTATTACAATTCAACAGACGTAATCTCTATACCAGAATTACAAACAGGTCAGAAAGTAAATGTTACATTTATTTATAACGTAGTCCCTTCAGCTAAAGACGGAATATATAAGATCCCTCTGAAAATTAGTTCTACAGAATTAAATAAAACGGTATATTTTACTCTACCAATTTTAGGTTATGTTCAAATTTCAGCACAGAGTGTATGGGGTAGTCTTTCGTCACCTATGATAGTCACTGCTGGAGAAAATGATGTACCACTTACAATTGTTTTAATTAATCAAGGAAATGTTATGGCCAGTAATGTTAGCCTATGTCTTTCCTCATCATATCCAGTAATTTTCTTGGAAAAGAATATTAAAATAGGTTATTTACCGGTAGGAGAAGAAGTTCCAATAACTGTTTATGCATCAATATCCAATAATATTACTACAGGAGTATTTTACGTTCCTATAAGAGTAAATTACTTCTGTTCATCTTACTGTACAGTTAGCTTACCAATAACGATAAATGGATATGAGAACTTCTCAATATCCACAGTTTGGGGTACGACGTCATCTCCCATAACTGCTTCGCCAGGAAGCACACAACTACCATTAACTTTCATAGTGAGAAATCTAGGAGATATAACTGCAACAAACGTAAGTATACAACTACTTACCTCATATCCATTAAATCTATCTCAAAAAACTGTTGACATAGGAATAGTACCGGCTGGTGAGTATAACTTAAACGATATAACAGCCAGCATATACCCAAACGCAACGCCTGGAATTTATTATATTAAAGCCTCTGTACACTATTTTGATACGTCTAGTATAGAATATATTCCAGTTTTAATCTCATCTCCTCAACTTTCATTAAATGCGATCACTATTCCACCCCAAATATTTCCAGGATATTTTGACGTAAGAGTTGAAGCAATAATTCTTAACCATGGTAGTGGAATTGCACAAAATGCGTTCATATACTTAAAATCTCCGTTTAAAGTAGTCTCTGAGAATAACATAAGTCTAGGTGCAATTCCTTCTGGAGTACCGATAAATGCTACATTCCTAATTAATGTTCCCAATTCTACTAAACCTGGAAATTACAATCTTACATTCGTAATAAAATATGATGGAGGAGAATTAGAAAAAACTGTTAATATCACAGTATATGATAAGGCTGACATAGTAATTGAAAAGGTAATTTATCCTACTATAAATCCTGGTAGCTCAAAAGTGCCGATAACAATTATTTTAAAGAACATTGGTAATGCTACCGCTTGCAACGTTAAAGTAATCTTAGGATCGTCAAACGTAATAACTCCTCATGTAAGTACGTCTAATCCACTAGAAGCATTAACTGCGTCTGAACAAGAGATAGGCAATCTGAAACCAGATCAAGAGGTTAATGTAACTTATGTTGTAGATATAAGTAGTGGGGCTTCGCCTGGGTATTATCCATTTTCTGTAATCCTAGTCTGGAACCAGACTGGATCATTATATCCTTTAGCACAGACTGATGAAAGTACAGTCCATGTATGCCCGACATTGTTAAGCCAAATAACTAGCTATGCTATAGTGTCAATTCCAGTAATTTACATTATTATAGTTGCAATAATAATTATAATTATCATAGCAATAGCCGCTGCCAGAAGAGGTAAGAAATAAATATTCACCACGCCATTTTTTGTTATGGTTCCAAATATAATTGTAGCTTTTTTAGGTTACATAAGAGGGCTTTATTCTGAGCTTTCCATATCATTGGTGTTCCTACTTGTAATTTTGATTATATTCGTTTCTATTTTATTAATATTATTATCTCTAGTAAAGTGAAATTAGAATGAAAATTCTTTTACTGTTATTGCTTTTTATAACATTTCCTTCAATTGTATACTCATCGACATTAATTTTCAAATATCCGCAATATATAACTATAATAGATAATACTTCCAAGATCTTATACCTACCACAAGGCGCAGCTAACTTAGTAAGTAATGTAAGCTATGTTTATAATGGAAGTGATAAGATAATTTTGAGTAGCTTACCTGCTAACGTATCTTTTATATACCATCATGTTATAACTAGTGTTTCAGAACCTTTAGGTAAAAGGATAGTTATAGGTATAATGAGTGTTTCAGAACCTTTCAAATCAAGGATAATTATGGAATTGCCATACTGCAGTAACATATCTTACATTAATCATCCTTGCTCATTACTATCATATAATAAATCTGATGGAAAGACATTTATCACATTCTACACTAATTGTATTACTATAGTATATTGTGTAAGAATAGATAGTATTTTTAATAATCCATTTCTTTACATAGGTATATTAAGTACTGCAGGAGTTATTACGATAATATATAAAATTATGAAAGGAAGAAGTAACAAAGTAGAAGTGCAGACTCAAGATATTGATGAAAGAGATAAGAAGATAATTGAGGCAATAAAAGTTGGTGCTAATAACTTGACAAAAATAGCAGAGATGAGCTCTTTGCCAAGAACTACAGTATATAGAAGAGTCAAAAAGCTAGTTAAACTTGGGATAATAAATGAGATAAGAGAAAATGGAAAAGTTAGGTATGAAATAAAAGGTGAAAAAAAATGAAAAAGACAAGTAAAATAATGGTAGTTCTCCTTATCATATTTCTTGCCTTATCTGTATATTCAATAGATAAAGTCATTAGCTCAATTACAATCCCATATTATATTCATAAACCCTCATATTATTCATTTATGCTCAATGGAACAGAATACATCTATATAACACTACCTCATTTCAGGCATTATACTGACGTTAAATTGGAGTTTAATAACTCTGTGATAACATGTGCATACGCAATTGTTACGTTTTATCCTGTAGGTATAAATATTATAAAAAATGCAAGTAATACCGTGACATTGTGCGGTAAAAATCCTATAACGCATATACATCTTCATCCAGGATTATATAAGGTGGTGTATATCATAGGCGGTTGCTCTTCAAAGCCTATACCTAAGAGTTGCATTTCAAAGTATGTGAGTATAAAAATTTGTTAATAACTTATTGCTATTTCACAATTATTTATAAATTTCGCAACGTTATTTTCGTATTCTTTCAAATCATCCATATCAATTAATTCCATTATATATCCATCATAATGTAACTTTAATGATAAGTCCCAAAATTCGTCTATCCAATCACCTAAAATGTCTGAAAGCATGGGAATTGAGTCTTTTAATTCCTTCTGTATACCAAAGTAGTCTTTTAAAGCCTTAAAACCCTCAGTTATACTTTTATGCAGAAGCTCGCTGATTATAACTGGAGAATCGATCTCCTTAGCTTGAGACAAATAGAATTTAGCGTTATCAATCCTAAGTTTTATTAAGTCATTTTTATCAACTTTACCTTGTAACGCATCTGTTGTTTCACTTGGAAGAAGATTTTTACCTATTTCGGAAATTGCTTCTACGACTTTCACGCTTATAATATTCTCAACTTTTCCTATATAAGATAGGCTTTAGAATATTACTTAGTATTCCAAGAATTATCCCAGATATTAATGAAATTATTCCTATAATCGTATCTGGATACTCATAGGGAATTAAATTAGAATACAGCCCATAAGCCATTAGTACCGTAGAGGATATTGCCAATAAAGTACTGGATAAGTTTAGTCTATAAAACTTTCTGACGAACAGAGGATAAACTGCCGAAACTATTGCATGGGAAGAGAACAAAGTAACTAAAGATGCTTCGGTAGTATATTGATAA
This genomic interval from Acidianus sp. HS-5 contains the following:
- a CDS encoding winged helix-turn-helix transcriptional regulator; this encodes MKILLLLLLFITFPSIVYSSTLIFKYPQYITIIDNTSKILYLPQGAANLVSNVSYVYNGSDKIILSSLPANVSFIYHHVITSVSEPLGKRIVIGIMSVSEPFKSRIIMELPYCSNISYINHPCSLLSYNKSDGKTFITFYTNCITIVYCVRIDSIFNNPFLYIGILSTAGVITIIYKIMKGRSNKVEVQTQDIDERDKKIIEAIKVGANNLTKIAEMSSLPRTTVYRRVKKLVKLGIINEIRENGKVRYEIKGEKK
- a CDS encoding mechanosensitive ion channel family protein; the encoded protein is MLNLQSIWKKQVAKLLSIIVVLAIIAVLLHFLIDFASKYVPSIVPYLDYIYLATDAAIVGVGGYFIIGVLKKIINVYLLGKMEASTARTISFFIDIAFYSILILVVLAALGVNLTGAAIGGAVGGIAIGLAAQTVLSNVLSGALVTGSKTLKAGDPVLLISWIWGSPIVGEATKVGVLFTEVKTTNGNIVKIPNSAFLGNTVFTKLERENSLVYPLQITVNADVPADKVMEKAKNYIKDELNKQKIPYPEIYFATKSGGTNVFTVILHFDNLNLLNSLLNIINSAFDKAYWDTKNESSKA
- a CDS encoding OsmC family protein, whose product is MEFIINLYGNSENPQVEIYGKKSTINELYKEGPLYAFLLSIPHCIITMFQHIAKKDGIQIKTCRVKSTYYLDDTLLLQGKYVIKSIKIELYGDCEKDELNELVEKVKQNCPIYLSLKDKIQVLPMLSFA